The Manis javanica isolate MJ-LG chromosome 13, MJ_LKY, whole genome shotgun sequence region TTGGCTATGAGCGGTGGCTGATGGGGGTCCTGTTCTGTGCTACGGGGACAAAGACTTTGGATAAAGGAAATGCCCTTGGAATGCTAAGAATGGGAGGCCTCTAGCTTGGAGATACAGGCGTCCTCAGTGAGGAGTGAGCAGGCGGGGGAGGACTCAGTCTTTCCTGCCTTTACCCCACTTCTCTTGATAAATCAGCAGGGCCATCTGCTGGGTTGCCTGACGCCAGGGATAACTGTCCTGTCTCTGACAGCTGACTTAGGGCACGAGGCTTGTAGACAAGCCAGTGACCCACCAGAAGGCTCCGGACTGGGGGCCCTACCCGAGGCCTTACTGAAAGGAGGAACTGGAACCCTTTCCCGACCAGAAAGAGCATCTGCAATGCACAGAAGAGGTCCCAGGGTACAGCCAAAAGGCGAAACTTTATTAAGAACTGATTTCAACAAGAAAACGAGTGGATACACCTAGAAACATGGACGGCATCTCCCCCAGCagcaggcagggtggggagggaaggcaggaggggtAGGCCTGGATATGCCCCTCTCCGGCCCAGCAGGAGTGGGATCCCAGGGAAAGGACCAGGTTCCCTTCATCCACGAAATGAGGTCCTGAGACTCCTTCACCCAGGGAAGCCCAGGACAGGAGCTGAGTGCAATATGCTGAACAGCCAAGGCCCAGGCCTGGAGAACGGTGGACAGAGGGGTTTAAGATGTAACTCCTCTAGGCTGACATCACCAGGGGGGCGTCATGGGCTGAGGGTTCTGCAGATATGACATCACCACTGCAGAGATGGACAGCCTGGAACAGAAGAGTGGTGGCAGTCCCGGATGGGCAGGCATGGGTCCCCCTGCCCTCATTCAGGAGTCCCGCCTTCTCCACGCCCAGGCTCACATGAAACTACTCATCATCTGTTTAGTGTCCTCAGAGCTCCGGGAGTTGGCGAAGCTGATGAAGGAGCAATAAACGGCGACCCAAGCGCACCACTTCAGCTGGCGAAAGACACAGGGATGGTGGGTTAGGTCAGTGAGAGGCACACCAATGAGTTCCTACAAGAACATTCCCAGGCACCTGATTCCTGGTGCAGCTTGGACCTTGCACCCAAGGAATCCCTGAGTTCCATCCCCATAGTCTACTCCAGGTACCCAGTTTCTGGTTCTACTGCCTGTCCTGCGTCTCTGACCCCACCAGGGACCCTCAAGGTTAAGAAAACTGGCCTTTGACATCCACCATCATACTTAAGGACCTCACCCTTCCTCCACGAAGCCCCTCCAAGTTGCTTTATAGCCTGGCCCCACCCTCAGACTGATATCCCGCCTGACCCAGACCCTCGACTTCCCCAAGGCTGTGGCTTTCTACGCCTACCGtttccccaacccctcctccgCGCAAGCTCAGGCCCAGCCCCCTGGGCGCTGGCTCAGTGACATTCCGAATCCGCTCCCAAGCCTCGTTGACAGGCGGAACTACGAGAAAGGAAACTCGGCCCCGCCCACCTTGAGCATGAGGCCGCACATGCTGAAGATCATGCCCAGCAGGTTCATGTAGTCCGGCGTCGGGTCGTCCAGGGCCGGGTTACACTCGCTCGGCGGGGGCTTGTACCTGCGGCCGACTCGAGAGTCAGAGGTGCTCAAGTTCCGCTCCGCCCCGGGGATGGACAAGCGCTTCCCTGGTCCCTTGCCCAACACCCAAGCCCTGTTCCCATGATGCTGGGGTCATCACCTGAACACTTTGTTCGGCCGCCGTGGGTCCGACATACTGTTGGCGGACATAGCGAGTGGGACGTGGTGCCTCTTCCACTACTGGAGTTGCAGCTTCCGACATGGAACGCGAGGGTGGCTTTTAGAGTAACACCCGCAGCCCTCGCGCTTCTGTTCCTAGCGGGAGCGACCAGGACTCCCTCCAGCGAGTGGACAGAGAACTAGAAAAGGCCAAAAAATGATCcttgaaaacagaaaagtaaccACGATGCAGAAGCAGGTTTCAGTATTTCCACGGCTACCTCCGACAAGCCGTGATGTTGAACCGGAACTGAGAAAGAGGAAGTAGACTGTGGGGGACAACGATAAGGTTACACCCACGCGTAGGTTCCGTGGGTGCTGAGCCTGTGTACGGAAGGATAAAAGGAGGCCAGGAAGGGGCCCCGCAGCAATGGCTTTCCCTGAGCCCAAGCCGCGCGGCCCGGACCTGCCACAGAAACGGGTGAAGACGCTGGACTGCGGGCAGGGAGCGGTGCGAGCCGTGCGGTTTAACGGTGAGCACCTTGGCCTTCATAAGGCGTCCTCCTCCCGCCTCCCGAGATCCCCTCCCCAGTAATCCCTCCGTGCTGTTCCCCAGTGGATGGCAATTACTGCCTGACGTGCGGCAGCGACAAGACCCTGAAGCTGTGGAACCCGCTGCGGGGGACGCTGCTGCGGACGTACAGTGGCCACGGCTACGAGGTGCTGGACGCGGCCGGGTGAGCCGGGGCCACGCCGGGAGCCGGACGCCGAGGCCGGACTCAGAGGTCGGCGCTGAATTTCCCTCCTTTGCCCTCTAGCTCCTTTGACAACAGCAGCCTCTGCTCCGGCGGTGGAGACAAGGCCGTGGTGCTGTGGGATGTGGCATCGGGGCAGGTCGTGCGGAAGTTCCGGGGCCACGCGGGGGTGAGTGCAAACAACAAGCCTCCTTAGAGCGTGGATAAAGGAGGGGACCCGCATTAGCGGGTAGATGGTGACAGGGACAACCCCCTCACCCATTACAGTGCAAGGATCCCTCCCCCAAGGCCCGGTGTTCACCAAGTCACGTCCTTGCAGTTCTCCCGGAACTTTTCAGCTCCCCTATCCCTAGCCTTTGCCCATGTTTTAACCTGCACTGGGAACCCTGCCTTTATCCCAAACCACCAAAGTCCAGCCTCCTCTGAGTGGCAGTTCCTGTTTCTCAGAAGGTGAACACGGTGCAGTTTAATGAAGAGGCCACGGTCATCCTGTCTGGTGAGTCTGGGGCCTAGGCATGGGGACCCAGGATACTGCCTCTGACTCCACGACCTGAGCTCACCCTTATGCTGGCCTCACAGGCTCTATTGATTCCAGCATCCGGTGCTGGGACTGCCGCTCTCGGAAGCCTGAGCCAGTGCAGATACTGGACGAAGCCAGGGATGGTGTATCCAGCGTGAAGGTGTCAGACCATGAAGTCCTGGCGGGGTGAGTGGGACAGGAACTCACTCCTCCCAGGTGCCACGGGGGACCTTAGCTGCCCTCTGTGCTTAGATTAAATCTGCCCTCCTCAGCTCACAAGGCCCGGAAGTCTGGTGCCTGCTGACCTCCCAGATTTATTCATTCCCAGCCTCATTTCGTTGAAATCTGCCAAGCATGCTTCTTGCCCAGGACCTTTGCAGTGCTTCTTCCTCTGCTCACAGTGCCCTTCTGCTTGTTCAGAGTGTATCTGAGCACTTTCTGTGTGCCACTTTTTTAGTTACTGAGCATATAGCAATGTGCAAAATAGGGAAAAGTCTTGCCCACATAGGATAGATATTCTACTTGGAGGGGACAACTTAAAAAGTTCCCACGCACGACTGCCCTAGTTGGCCACGATGCAAGGGCGTGCCATTCCCGCCATGGGTGGAGTTTGGGACCCAGCCTGTGGGTTGGCTCCTGCTCACATTTCCAGTCCCAGGTTGGATGTCACCTCCTTGGGGAGGCCCTCCTAGACTGCCTTCAGTCCATGAGGCTCCTTGTTGGTAGAAAGTGCTCCTGGCTTGGTCACAGCTGTCCCGCGCCCCAGGGTCTGGCCAAGGGAGGACAGTTGGTACATATCAGAAGCAGATGGAGTGGCTCCTAGTTGACCCTGGGTCTGAGCCTCAAGGGCAGTACGTTGGAATTCCACTTTGGAATTCATTTCACTGCGTGTTTTCCATGGCCAGTCCGGAGGAGGCTGAAGGTGACAAGAAGGGCAGGCCCCGCCTTGCTCTCAGGCCCTGGCTGGGTGGTAGGACTCAGGGACATGGAGGTTGCCTGGACCTGTGGACCCATTGGCCCCAGTGGGCACTCTGCTGGACCCACCCCCTCTTGCAGCTCTGTGGACGGCAGGGTGAGGCGCTATGACCTGAGGATGGGGCAGCTCTTCTCAGACTACGTAGGCAGTGAGTGTGGCTAGGGCTGTGGGGCAGGCCGGGAAGGTGGGGGCAGCAAAAGTAGCCCCAACctcacccacctgccccacccccaggccccatcaCCTGCATCTGCTTCAGCCGGGATGGGCAGTGCACCCTGGTGTCCAGCCTGGACTCCACACTGCGGCTTCTTGACAAGGACACGGGAGAGCTGCTGGGCGAGTGAGTCCTCGAAGTCCTGGGGCCTGTTTCCCACCCCTGGTGAGGCCCAACACCCCTGATCCCACTCTTCCCAACCCCAGGTACACAGGCCATAAGAACCAGGAATACAAGCTGGACTGTTGCCTGACTGAGCGTGATACCCATGTGGTCAGCTGCTCTGAGAACGGGAAGGTGTTCTTCTGGGACCTGGTGGAGGTGAGCCTCCCCACCTCCGCTCCGCAcagggctgcctgccctgccatcGCCCAGCCCTTACCTCAGTTACTCCCACGCCGGAAAGAGGGAGCTATTAGAGCTGGGGGCTAGAAGGCAGAGTGAGAGGACCAGGCAGGAAGGGTATTCCtggcaaagggaacagcatgtgctaAGGCTTAGAGGTACGGCACAGTCAGGAAACAGCATTTTGTGACGGCAGTGGTTGCAGCAGGATCTGGGTCAGGCAGGGCTGCCAACGCCAACCTGAGCCACTGAGGCAGAGGAGCCAGTGGTAGCATCTGATCCCAGGTGAGACAGGACTATAGTTGAGGAAACCTGAGCTACCTCTGAGCAGCCCCGGGGCTTCTAGGCCCAGTCTCTGAGCCCTGTCCTGACATGTCTCAGCCTGGTGGGGGCGGTCAGGCTGAGGGATTGTTCTGACTGAGTGGGGTCAGAGCTGGGGCTTGGCAGGGGACATAAGTCCCCTaagaggatggggaggaggggcCTTGAGGCCCGGGAGCCAGCTCTCACTCTGGCAACTAAGAAATGATCTGCCCACCTCGTGAGGACACGGTAGCCTGGAAGTCACCCAGAAGGGGAGGGCACGTGAAGGACGGTGCAGCTGAGGGGTTCAGTCTGGAGCCGATTCGGTTTGCAGTGTGAGGGAAGCAGTTAGGGGCAGATGCTGAAGAAGCGCTGGtagctgcccccaccccttcGCTCCACAGGGTGCCCTGGCGCTGGCCCTGGCTGTGGGTCCCAGTGTGGTGCAGTCGCTGGCCTACCACCCCACGGAGCCCTGCCTGTTGACCGCCATGGGGGGCAGTGTGCAGTGCTGGCGACAAGAGGCTTACGAGGCTGAAGGCGGCGCAGGCTGAAGCCAGGGGACCCACCATCACTCGGGACACGGACACAGACTCAGAGGTCCCCTGAGACCATTTATTCTGGACATGCTGATCaaggaggggcaggggctgggctgcaAGCTAATAAATAGAGGGGTCGGGAGGCCTCCTTGGGGCCACAGCCATTCAGTCTTCATTCTTCTCAGGCATGAAAGCATCTGCCTTCTGGGCAAAGGTTTCAGCCACAAGCAGGGGAAAGACCAGGGAGGCATCAGCATAGACCTGCAGAGGGGACCCAGGTGAGCCACAGGAGCCGTGGACCAGCCTGGGGGCCCTGCGCCCATCGGGTGGCCAGCCCTCACCTTGACAGGCTGTGCGTCCACGCGGATCTTGCCCCAGGAGACAGCTTCATCTGGCCGGGCACCCGAGTCGGAGCCATCAAACTCCTGGGCCGTGTTGATGTAGACAGCATAGTCGGCCCCATTCCGCTGTGGGCAGGGACAGGGCGGGCTAGTCAGCCAGTTGCAGTagacagacacacaggctggacccTGTAGCCAGAGAGGCCGAGGAGCGTGTCCCCGATGAAGGAAGCCCTGTTGCACTAGCCCCACGTCACTGCCTGCGCTGAGGGGTCCAGGGCTTGCTGGGCAGAACTGCACCAGACGCACCTAGGTAGGATCGGCCCTGTGCATCTGCTCAGCAGGAACTGCCACTGACCACAAACCGCCTCCCCGCCAACCCCCATGGCCGCCACCGTGGTCCTGGCCCCATCGTAGCTCTAGGGAACCCTGCCTTTTGTTCCCCCAAAAGCAACCAGAGGGCATCTGTGAGCACCCGAGTCACAGCCCTCAAGGCCCTGCTgactgcctgcctcctccctgcctcttccccccTCCTGTCCTGCCTCACTGGCCCTCCGCTCTTCATTACTTCAGGCCCCTCAGAGCCTTTGCGCCAGCTCTTCCCTCTGCTGGGAACTCTTCTCGAGGCAACCACAATGTACTTCCCCAAAACCTCTGCTTACAGGTCACATTTCCCAGAACTTCCCCTTTCTGGAAACGACCTCTGTCTCTTGCCATCTTGTCATTCCTGTTTTGCCCATAGTAGGTACTGTCACCTGATACGCTTGTCACTTGTTTGCTGTCTGTCTTCCCAACTGGAGAGCAGGGGTCCTGGCCTGTTTAGTGTGCAGCGGTCTCCCCGGCCTCTAGCACAGGCCTAGTACACGCATGTCTCCACGGCAGGCCCGAGTGCCACCCCGCTGTGGACCAGGCATGCTGTCCCCACTCACCATGAGATTGGCATTGGCAATGTGGTGCTTAACCACACCCCCGCCCAGGATGATCATGCCAGAGCGCTTGGCGAAGATAGCCTGTGTATTGATGAGCCTCAGGTCTGGGGAGGAAGGCTGCGGTCAGACTGTGGGCCCAGCCagccctcctcccctgctcctctGTGGCCCCAGCGCCTCACCCTCAACAATGTCCAGGACCAGGCCCGGGTTCTTATAGGAATGGAAGAAGATCATGTCCCCCAGTGAGCCATCTGTGAGCGCTGGGCTCAGCACAGGGATGTGGTGCTGGGGGAGGACAGGACAGGAGAATGGCTGGAGCTCAGAGCCCAGGGAGGGAAGCCCAGTCCTCCCAGTGGAATCGCCTCCCCTCTGCCTGATTCTGAGCAGGGTACTTAagttctttgggcctcagtttccttgactgtaaaatgggaacagtaaTAGCACATAGTATATATGAGAAAACCCACAAAACACACTTAAGACCAAGTGTGTTAAGAATGACAGCTCTTGTTATTTTTCCA contains the following coding sequences:
- the LOC140845654 gene encoding PAT complex subunit Asterix isoform X2 encodes the protein MSEAATPVVEEAPRPTRYVRQQYVGPTAAEQSVQLKWCAWVAVYCSFISFANSRSSEDTKQMMSSFMLSISAVVMSYLQNPQPMTPPW
- the LOC140845654 gene encoding PAT complex subunit Asterix isoform X1: MSANSMSDPRRPNKVFRYKPPPSECNPALDDPTPDYMNLLGMIFSMCGLMLKLKWCAWVAVYCSFISFANSRSSEDTKQMMSSFMLSISAVVMSYLQNPQPMTPPW
- the LOC140845653 gene encoding WD repeat domain-containing protein 83, with translation MAFPEPKPRGPDLPQKRVKTLDCGQGAVRAVRFNVDGNYCLTCGSDKTLKLWNPLRGTLLRTYSGHGYEVLDAAGSFDNSSLCSGGGDKAVVLWDVASGQVVRKFRGHAGKVNTVQFNEEATVILSGSIDSSIRCWDCRSRKPEPVQILDEARDGVSSVKVSDHEVLAGSVDGRVRRYDLRMGQLFSDYVGSPITCICFSRDGQCTLVSSLDSTLRLLDKDTGELLGEYTGHKNQEYKLDCCLTERDTHVVSCSENGKVFFWDLVEGALALALAVGPSVVQSLAYHPTEPCLLTAMGGSVQCWRQEAYEAEGGAG